The following coding sequences are from one Apodemus sylvaticus chromosome X, mApoSyl1.1, whole genome shotgun sequence window:
- the LOC127675007 gene encoding uncharacterized protein LOC127675007 translates to MSFNEEILKEHLNKSGTITEIKDEFIYIILASLSKIVRQVNNLDRFTEVLLGKLDKEIHDLSFKLKILQENIIQLTNAIHKIPNEVLSMQVWKSRKTFSKVTIETQQVYSCTSLPIKIFEKNSANIPIPLLTMPEYYQKNLEDTSSSNGPFHPCFYCSKLFKDSISMSKGQTSEKTHIENQNINHAGDFKNVLQCQILKKHIPLAHIPASGSEESHSYLDQYDCGSSIYIFPPNRNKCQGRSVANIFLGEQDQLHYCIGHISNSRPRVLYGTGKGDLVLSRQPALTHYKSNVFVNPLAPEAPPLPYNWLIKLLRSKRPSAHGVLSSIRSRGTSSLLVLGRTTTLPSACSKSNCNIDLTMSPKVEFTATSKSLECYELLKRCGLNPQDLDQKIPLLFYPSIIPLRKQSWDSVIDLIDSSFIVKAQSIKSSFPKSPRSPSKSKSVHGSLPQIPITNTIRTSSAQLTRSYRVPRRSFSVLASPSPKPQISLNPLPKRSVSHLTKLIEAQSRLPMKHSKRLLYPPQAKLSGFTSSKVSTLQSSLSSMKSSISSHRALAIRQYAIESAYASLMQNPSILPIMTKARRALMEAIRKGIKLRKTRPRAESEDPENEAEMIRVRRKAMGYHSGKSDSETEWVE, encoded by the coding sequence ATGTCATTTAATGAAGAAATTTTGAAAGAACATCTAAATAAATCAGGGACAATTACTGAAATTAAAGatgaattcatatatataattttggcaTCATTAAGCAAAATAGTGAGACAAGTAAATAATCTAGATAGGTTTACTGAggttttgcttggaaaacttgaTAAAGAGATTCATGACCTCTCTTTTAAACTTAAGattttacaagaaaatataaTTCAGTTAACTAATGCTATTCACAAAATTCCAAATGAAGTGTTATCTATGCAAGTTTGGAAATCAAGAAAGACTTTTTCAAAGGTAACTATTGAAACACAGCAAGTATACTCATGTACATCATTACCCattaaaatctttgaaaaaaacagTGCTAATATACCAATACCACTTCTTACAATGCCTGAGTATTACCAAAAAAACTTGGAAGATACAAGTTCTTCCAATGGTCCCTTCCACCCATGCTTTTATTGTTCAAAACTTTTTAAAGATAGCATATCTATGAGTAAAGGACAAACAAGTGAGAAGACACACATAGAGAACCAAAATATCAACCATGCTGGTGATTTCAAAAATGTGCTACAATGTCAAATCTTGAAAAAACATATCCCTTTGGCTCACATTCCAGCCTCTGGTAGTGAGGAATCACATTCATACTTAGATCAATATGATTGTGGCTCTTCCATCTATATTttcccaccaaatagaaacaagtGTCAAGGAAGATCTGTAGCAAACATCTTTCTTGGTGAGCAGGACCAGCTCCACTACTGCATTGGGCACATAAGCAATTCACGTCCCCGTGTCCTTTATGGAACTGGTAAGGGGGATTTGGTGCTTAGCCGACAACCAGCTCTGACTCATTATAAATCCAATGTATTTGTCAACCCACTGGCCCCAGAAGCACCACCATTGCCATATAATTGGCTCATTAAACTTCTCCGTTCTAAAAGGCCATCTGCTCATGGAGTTCTAAGCTCAATAAGATCAAGAGGAACCTCTTCCTTACTTGTTTTGGGAAGAACTACTACATTACCATCTGCTTGCTCTAAGAGCAATTGTAACATAGATCTAACAATGTCACCCAAAGTTGAGTTCACTGCAACATCAAAATCACTTGAATGTTATGAGCTTCTTAAACGCTGTGGTCTAAATCCACAGGATCTGGATCAGAAGATCCCTCTACTTTTTTATCCTTCAATCATTCCACTGAGAAAACAGTCATGGGATTCAGTTATAGATCTTATTGACTCTTCTTTCATTGTGAAAGCACAATCCATAAAGTCTTCTTTTCCAAAGTCACCAAGATCTCCATCAAAATCAAAATCTGTACATGGATCACTACCACAAATTCCAATTACAAATACAATAAGGACTTCTAGTGCCCAGTTAACAAGATCTTACAGGGTACCTCGTCGTTCTTTTTCAGTACTTGCTTCACCAAGTCCCAAACCACAAATATCTTTAAATCCACTACCAAAGCGTTCTGTGAGTCACTTAACAAAACTTATTGAAGCACAGTCAAGATTACCCATGAAACATTCAAAAAGACTTTTATACCCACCACAAGCAAAACTATCAGGCTTCACTTCATCCAAAGTTTCTACTCTACAGTCATCCTTGTCTTCTATGAAATCGTCTATTTCAAGCCATAGAGCTCTAGCAATAAGGCAGTATGCAATAGAGTCAGCATATGCCAGTCTCATGCAAAACCCTTCAATCCTGCCAATAATGACAAAAGCAAGGAGAGCACTGATGGAAGCAATAAGAAAAGGTATTAAACTTCGCAAAACTCGACCAAGAGCTGAAAGTGAGGACCCTGAAAATGAAGCAGAAATGATCCGGGTCCGTCGTAAAGCAATGGGGTATCATTCAGGAAAGTCAGATAGCGAGACTGAATGGGTtgaataa